The Flavobacteriaceae bacterium 3519-10 genome includes a window with the following:
- a CDS encoding Beta-xylosidase, whose amino-acid sequence MVRLLIKIFRRLKYHYPDYIIPLLKSRSNKKIFENMASFHKNRTALVAAIALLSANSISAQIFSNFEYRGNDKIYTQNPLKDNEFYSPILQGCYPDPSITRKGDDYYLVNSSFSMFPGVPIFHSKDLVNWKQLGHVLDRPSQLKVEKAGFSEGIYAPAIKYNKYNDTFYMITTQIASDIGNMVVKTKDPANGWGEVQKLNFDGIDPSLFFDEDGKAYVVHNDAPPAGTERYSGHRVIKVWDYDLEKDQVIAGTDKIIVNGGVDLSQNPIWIEAPHIYKKDGKYFLICAEGGTGGNHSEVVFISDSPRGPYLPAPSNPILTQRYFPKERKEKVDWAGHADLVEGPDGKYYGVFLGIRPNDKHRVNTGRETFILPVDWSGTFPVFENGLVPMKPKMAMPTGIKNQTGTNGFLPNGNFTFKDPLTAKNLDFKWIAMRGPRENFISSAKNGVKIIPFPVNIKAKSPVSALFHRQQHAAFEAEVSVDFKPKSENELSGITCYQSENFNYVFGITKKDKDFYIVLERTEKGASTILASEKITLSKPVKLQVTADGDDYRFSYATDGKNFVNLGGTVSGDILSTDVAGGFTGALIGLYSTVANDIKL is encoded by the coding sequence TTGGTGAGGCTTCTTATTAAGATTTTTCGCCGACTTAAATATCATTATCCGGACTATATTATTCCACTGCTTAAAAGCAGATCTAATAAAAAAATCTTTGAAAATATGGCTTCATTCCACAAAAACAGAACCGCACTTGTTGCAGCAATTGCCTTGCTATCGGCAAACAGCATCTCAGCGCAGATATTTTCCAATTTCGAATATCGTGGAAACGATAAAATTTATACCCAAAACCCGTTAAAGGATAATGAATTTTATTCACCCATTCTTCAGGGTTGCTATCCCGATCCCAGCATTACAAGAAAAGGCGACGATTATTACCTCGTGAATTCATCATTTTCAATGTTTCCGGGCGTGCCGATTTTCCATTCTAAAGATTTAGTGAACTGGAAACAGCTTGGCCATGTGCTCGACAGACCTTCTCAGCTAAAAGTCGAAAAAGCCGGTTTTTCCGAAGGTATCTATGCGCCTGCTATAAAATACAATAAATACAACGACACGTTTTATATGATCACGACGCAGATTGCGAGCGACATCGGCAATATGGTGGTGAAAACCAAAGACCCTGCGAACGGCTGGGGCGAAGTCCAGAAACTGAATTTCGACGGAATTGATCCTTCGCTGTTTTTTGATGAAGACGGCAAGGCGTATGTGGTTCATAACGATGCACCACCAGCCGGAACAGAACGCTACAGCGGACATCGCGTAATTAAAGTTTGGGATTACGACCTCGAAAAAGACCAGGTAATTGCCGGAACCGATAAAATTATTGTGAATGGTGGCGTAGATCTGTCGCAAAACCCAATCTGGATTGAGGCGCCGCATATTTATAAAAAAGACGGCAAATATTTCCTGATTTGTGCAGAAGGTGGCACGGGCGGCAACCACAGCGAAGTGGTTTTTATCAGCGACAGTCCGCGCGGCCCATATCTTCCGGCGCCAAGCAACCCGATTCTCACGCAGCGGTATTTCCCGAAAGAACGTAAGGAAAAAGTAGACTGGGCCGGCCACGCCGATTTGGTGGAAGGTCCGGATGGTAAATATTATGGAGTATTTCTGGGCATCCGACCGAACGATAAACACCGCGTAAATACAGGCCGCGAAACCTTTATACTTCCAGTAGACTGGAGCGGAACTTTCCCGGTTTTCGAGAACGGCCTCGTCCCGATGAAACCCAAAATGGCGATGCCGACCGGCATAAAGAATCAAACCGGAACCAACGGATTCTTACCCAACGGAAACTTCACTTTCAAGGACCCGTTAACAGCCAAAAACCTCGATTTTAAATGGATCGCAATGCGCGGACCGAGGGAAAATTTCATCAGTTCTGCGAAGAACGGCGTTAAGATCATTCCGTTTCCGGTAAACATTAAAGCCAAATCACCTGTTTCGGCATTGTTTCACCGCCAGCAGCACGCGGCATTTGAAGCGGAGGTAAGCGTTGATTTTAAGCCTAAATCGGAAAATGAACTGTCAGGAATTACATGCTATCAAAGTGAGAACTTCAACTACGTTTTCGGAATTACCAAAAAAGACAAAGACTTCTACATTGTCCTCGAACGCACCGAAAAAGGAGCTTCTACCATACTCGCGAGCGAGAAAATTACGCTTTCGAAACCCGTAAAACTGCAGGTCACCGCTGATGGCGACGACTACCGTTTCAGCTATGCCACGGACGGTAAAAACTTCGTCAATCTAGGCGGTACGGTTTCGGGCGACATCCTTTCGACCGATGTTGCGGGCGGTTTCACGGGTGCACTTATCGGGCTTTATTCAACAGTTGCGAATGATATTAAACTATAA
- a CDS encoding aldose 1-epimerase: MEKIKVSDYGITPAGERVEKFTLENSHGMSVEIITFGAIITSLTVPHKAGNLQNVVLGYADPADYFNGNPYYLGAIIGRFGNRIANAEFELEGKKYTLEANDGVNALHGGKNGFHTKVWKAETVGECALKFTYISDDGEEGFPGELAVSVVYTLTDDNALEVSYQAITDKTTVVNLTQHTYFNLSGDLSESVSDHKIKIESGYFLPTDDAMIPTGELRKVENTPFDFRELKTIGLEIDSEDSEIMKGSGYDHTWVLNGEESKSAATAVHERSGRILEVLTTEPGVQFYTGNHLDGKLKNQSGKSIEKRTGFCLETQHFPDSPNQKDFPSVILKPGEVYESKTVFKFSVAR; the protein is encoded by the coding sequence ATGGAAAAAATAAAAGTTTCTGATTATGGAATTACGCCGGCCGGTGAGCGTGTAGAAAAATTCACACTTGAAAACTCGCATGGCATGTCGGTCGAAATAATCACTTTTGGCGCAATTATCACGTCACTTACTGTGCCCCACAAAGCCGGCAATTTGCAGAATGTGGTGCTCGGATATGCAGATCCGGCCGATTATTTCAATGGAAATCCATATTATTTAGGCGCGATTATCGGTCGTTTCGGTAACCGAATCGCCAATGCTGAATTTGAACTTGAAGGAAAAAAGTACACGCTTGAAGCCAATGATGGAGTAAATGCTCTTCATGGTGGTAAAAACGGTTTTCACACCAAGGTCTGGAAGGCCGAAACCGTAGGAGAATGTGCCTTAAAATTCACCTATATCAGCGATGACGGTGAAGAAGGTTTTCCCGGGGAACTGGCGGTGAGCGTAGTTTATACATTGACCGATGACAACGCGCTCGAGGTTTCTTATCAGGCGATCACCGATAAAACAACCGTCGTAAATCTTACGCAGCATACTTATTTTAATTTGTCAGGTGATCTCTCGGAGTCTGTTTCAGACCATAAAATCAAGATTGAATCCGGTTATTTTTTACCGACTGATGACGCGATGATTCCCACCGGTGAACTGCGCAAAGTAGAAAATACACCTTTCGATTTTCGTGAACTAAAAACCATCGGATTGGAAATCGATTCGGAAGATTCTGAGATTATGAAAGGCAGCGGCTACGACCATACCTGGGTGTTAAACGGCGAAGAGTCTAAATCTGCGGCAACAGCCGTTCACGAAAGATCCGGACGAATCCTCGAGGTGCTCACCACCGAACCCGGCGTGCAGTTTTACACCGGGAACCATCTCGATGGCAAGCTCAAAAACCAATCGGGCAAAAGTATTGAAAAGCGCACAGGTTTCTGTTTGGAAACCCAGCATTTCCCGGATTCACCCAATCAAAAGGACTTTCCGTCAGTGATTTTAAAGCCCGGAGAAGTATACGAATCGAAAACGGTTTTTAAATTTTCGGTGGCCAGGTAA
- a CDS encoding TonB-dependent receptor, plug yields MNRFSFAGTNRAAVFFAMALLPSGLVYAQQDTLAKEQKIEEVVVIGYGQQKKEAVTGSVSSLSGSALKEVPASNITEALSGRLPGVEIGRLSTKPGAEQQIRIRGTRSLSASNNPLIVLDGIPFAGSIEDINPNDIKSLDILKDASATAIYGSRGANGVILITTNRGTKNQKARLTYNGYSGIQTIFSKYPMMDGEKFTKLKADAKLYPSLGSDEQFGLNTDWQDLYYTPGMISSHDVGLSGGSETGSYSTSLAYFNQEAVIPLQNYERFSLRSSIDQQIGELLRVGVTTNNNYSVTNGRGLNAGAVLQYTPISNPYRPDGSIKSLLNTSADQNWLYSRETLEALGNKYVDQNRAFSSYNNLYAELAIPGIEGLKYRLNAGLNYRVSNRGGYTGMGVFNTNPLAVSSASIGATHMTQWVLENILTYDRTFGKHKINGTALYSAEQTTFNSSFVRATDVPIDAFQFYNLGHAQGEITINPADQNYYKRGLLSYMGRILYQFDNKYMLTATLRSDGASVLAPGRKWHTYPAVSVGWNATNESFLSDVKNVDLLKFRVGYGETSNQSVDPYSTWGRLGTIPYNFGDGGAGSYEIGNYVTQLPNANLGWEFSETWNYGLDFGFFNNRLTGTVEYYKTNTVDLLLAKRLPTTNGVETVIQNVGETENKGWEVSLNGSIIKTEDFSWNVGVNFYTNENKIVKLNSGQLRDEGNFWFVGHNVNSLYDYQYVGLWQEGDPHLNILEPGGNVGMIKVLYTGEYNADGTPVRAIGADDRQVIDTDPDWLGGFNTRWTYKNFDLSAVGAFQHGGVLVSTLYGSSSYLNMLNGRRGNVDVDYWTAENPNVRYPKPGGVASNDNPKYGSTLGYFDGSYLKIRTISLGYNFEKSLIDALNMSGLRLYVTVQNPFVLFSPYHKESGMDPEPNSMGNENQAVTTAYQARMRVIGTNNPSTRNYLMGINLTF; encoded by the coding sequence ATGAACAGATTTAGTTTTGCAGGGACGAACAGAGCAGCGGTATTTTTCGCGATGGCTTTGTTACCGTCCGGTTTGGTTTACGCGCAACAGGATACGTTGGCCAAAGAACAGAAAATTGAAGAAGTCGTTGTAATCGGATATGGGCAGCAGAAGAAGGAGGCGGTTACGGGTTCGGTATCTTCATTAAGTGGCAGCGCCTTGAAAGAAGTGCCTGCCTCTAACATCACGGAAGCGCTTTCGGGCCGCTTGCCGGGTGTGGAGATTGGCAGGCTTTCAACAAAGCCCGGCGCCGAGCAGCAGATCAGGATTCGGGGTACAAGATCGCTTTCCGCTTCAAATAATCCGCTGATTGTATTGGATGGGATTCCGTTTGCGGGGTCCATCGAAGACATCAATCCGAACGACATCAAAAGTCTTGATATCCTTAAAGATGCTTCTGCAACAGCGATCTACGGTTCCAGAGGAGCAAACGGGGTTATTCTTATTACCACTAACCGCGGCACCAAAAACCAGAAAGCAAGGCTAACCTATAACGGCTACAGCGGTATACAGACTATTTTCTCGAAGTATCCAATGATGGACGGCGAAAAATTCACCAAACTGAAAGCAGATGCAAAACTATATCCGAGTTTAGGAAGTGACGAACAGTTTGGCCTTAATACAGATTGGCAGGACCTTTATTATACGCCGGGAATGATCAGCAGCCACGATGTAGGGCTCTCTGGCGGTTCAGAAACCGGAAGCTACAGCACAAGTCTGGCGTATTTTAATCAGGAAGCCGTTATTCCACTCCAGAATTATGAAAGATTCTCGCTGAGGTCTTCAATTGATCAGCAGATCGGCGAATTACTAAGAGTAGGCGTTACGACCAACAATAATTATTCAGTAACAAACGGAAGAGGTTTAAATGCGGGCGCTGTTCTTCAGTACACCCCGATTTCTAATCCTTACCGGCCGGATGGTTCAATTAAATCTTTACTCAACACGTCCGCAGACCAGAACTGGCTGTATTCAAGAGAAACCCTGGAAGCACTTGGCAATAAATATGTAGATCAGAACCGTGCCTTCAGTTCCTATAATAATTTATACGCAGAACTTGCAATTCCTGGAATTGAGGGTTTAAAGTACCGCTTAAATGCAGGTCTTAACTACCGCGTCTCCAACCGTGGAGGCTACACAGGGATGGGTGTATTTAATACCAATCCGCTGGCAGTGTCATCAGCCTCAATCGGGGCTACGCACATGACGCAGTGGGTTTTGGAGAATATCCTCACCTACGACCGTACTTTCGGCAAACACAAAATTAACGGGACCGCATTATATTCTGCTGAACAGACTACCTTCAACAGTTCTTTTGTAAGGGCAACCGATGTTCCTATCGATGCGTTCCAGTTCTATAATTTAGGTCATGCACAGGGCGAAATCACCATAAACCCGGCGGACCAGAACTATTACAAAAGAGGCTTACTGTCTTATATGGGCCGTATATTATATCAATTCGATAATAAATATATGCTTACCGCGACACTGCGTTCGGATGGCGCATCAGTACTGGCTCCGGGCAGAAAATGGCACACCTATCCGGCCGTTTCGGTGGGTTGGAACGCGACAAACGAATCTTTCCTGAGCGACGTTAAAAATGTAGATTTACTTAAATTCCGGGTGGGATACGGCGAAACTTCCAATCAGTCGGTTGATCCTTATTCTACCTGGGGAAGATTGGGTACCATTCCATACAACTTTGGAGACGGTGGCGCAGGATCTTACGAAATCGGTAATTACGTAACACAGCTTCCAAACGCTAATCTGGGCTGGGAATTCTCTGAAACCTGGAATTACGGGTTGGATTTCGGATTCTTTAATAACAGGCTGACAGGTACCGTAGAATATTACAAAACCAACACTGTAGATCTTTTGCTTGCAAAACGTCTGCCCACTACAAACGGTGTTGAAACGGTGATCCAGAACGTAGGTGAAACCGAAAACAAAGGTTGGGAAGTATCGTTAAATGGATCAATTATTAAAACTGAAGACTTCAGCTGGAATGTAGGCGTGAACTTCTACACCAACGAAAACAAAATTGTAAAGTTAAATTCCGGACAGCTTAGGGATGAAGGTAACTTCTGGTTTGTAGGTCATAATGTGAACTCGCTGTACGACTATCAGTATGTAGGTTTATGGCAGGAAGGCGATCCGCACCTTAACATCCTGGAACCTGGTGGAAACGTAGGGATGATTAAAGTTTTGTATACGGGTGAATATAACGCAGACGGTACACCGGTTAGAGCGATCGGTGCAGACGATCGACAGGTTATTGATACCGATCCCGATTGGCTTGGTGGTTTCAACACCCGCTGGACCTATAAGAATTTCGATTTAAGCGCTGTGGGAGCATTCCAGCACGGTGGTGTGTTAGTCAGCACGCTGTACGGTTCGTCAAGTTATCTGAATATGCTTAACGGACGTAGAGGAAATGTGGATGTAGACTACTGGACAGCCGAAAATCCTAACGTACGTTACCCAAAACCGGGAGGTGTGGCAAGTAACGATAATCCTAAATATGGCTCCACGCTGGGCTATTTTGATGGTTCGTATCTGAAAATCAGAACGATATCCTTAGGTTATAACTTCGAGAAATCTCTGATCGACGCACTTAATATGTCGGGTCTGAGGTTGTACGTAACGGTTCAGAATCCTTTTGTGTTATTCTCACCTTATCACAAAGAGTCAGGGATGGATCCGGAACCGAACTCAATGGGTAACGAAAACCAGGCAGTAACTACCGCGTACCAGGCAAGAATGAGGGTTATTGGGACCAACAATCCTTCCACGCGAAATTACCTAATGGGAATTAATCTAACATTCTAA
- a CDS encoding Mannonate dehydratase, translated as MEKTWRWFGKNDKIKLDMLRQIGVEGIVSALHDIPNGEIWPLDAIEDYKNHIASYGLRWSVVESLPVSESIKYGGEDRDQLIGNYIKSLENLGKAGVKTVCYNFMPVLDWARTDLYYQWEDGSSSLYFDKAKFAYFEIHILKREGAEKDYAEEILAKVEELKNTLTETDNNELIDAIIVKTQGFVNGNIKEGDLNPVEKFKNLLSLYRGIDKNQLRENMKYFLENIMPVCEQYDIQMCVHPDDPPFALLGLPRIVTCEEDIDWFLNAVDNPHNGLTFCTGSLSAGLHNDVPALAKKYASRTKFVHLRSTNVFGNGDFIEADHLSGRGKIVEVVRVFEKENPSLPMRVDHGRLLTDDIDKGYNPGYSFLGRMLALGQIDGVMAAVKSEFND; from the coding sequence ATGGAAAAGACATGGAGATGGTTCGGAAAGAACGACAAAATAAAGCTGGATATGCTGCGCCAGATTGGCGTTGAAGGTATCGTCTCAGCCTTACACGATATCCCAAACGGAGAAATCTGGCCGCTGGATGCAATTGAAGATTACAAAAACCACATCGCAAGCTACGGTCTTCGCTGGTCGGTTGTAGAAAGCCTGCCGGTAAGCGAATCCATTAAATATGGTGGCGAAGACAGAGATCAGCTGATCGGAAATTATATTAAAAGTCTTGAAAATCTGGGTAAAGCAGGCGTTAAAACCGTGTGCTACAACTTTATGCCTGTGCTCGACTGGGCGCGTACCGACCTCTATTACCAATGGGAAGACGGTTCTTCCTCACTTTATTTCGACAAAGCTAAATTTGCCTATTTCGAGATTCACATCCTCAAAAGAGAAGGAGCGGAAAAAGACTACGCCGAAGAGATCCTCGCGAAAGTAGAGGAGCTTAAAAACACACTTACTGAAACTGATAACAACGAACTGATCGACGCCATAATCGTAAAGACGCAGGGCTTCGTCAACGGTAATATAAAAGAGGGAGATCTGAATCCCGTAGAAAAATTCAAAAATTTACTTTCATTATATCGCGGAATCGATAAAAACCAGCTTCGGGAGAACATGAAGTATTTCCTCGAAAACATCATGCCTGTTTGCGAACAATACGATATCCAAATGTGTGTACATCCAGACGATCCGCCGTTTGCGCTTCTTGGTTTACCCAGAATTGTGACGTGCGAAGAAGATATCGACTGGTTTCTGAACGCTGTAGACAATCCGCATAACGGCCTCACGTTCTGCACCGGATCTCTGAGTGCAGGTTTACACAACGACGTTCCGGCTTTAGCTAAAAAATATGCGTCGCGAACAAAGTTTGTGCATCTGCGCAGCACCAATGTTTTTGGCAACGGCGATTTTATCGAAGCAGACCATCTTTCAGGCCGCGGAAAAATCGTAGAGGTTGTCCGCGTTTTTGAAAAAGAAAATCCAAGCTTGCCGATGCGTGTGGATCATGGCCGGCTTTTAACCGATGATATCGATAAAGGTTACAATCCGGGTTATTCCTTTTTAGGCAGAATGCTCGCGTTAGGGCAGATCGACGGCGTTATGGCCGCGGTAAAATCAGAGTTTAACGATTAA
- a CDS encoding RagB/SusD domain protein has product MLIMKNFNKKLVVGVILASMTFAGCNNVLEEEPRGIYTPNDFNTEQGIRQGVTALYRHMRLLYGNGYWMSANVNGTDEATYAQSADGNFKEMDFSGAGTLNTATFPASMVWSAVFPYINTANGIIQNGSSVGIAESLVSEARFFRAFDYFLLVQTYGGVPLDLGSGELTFNVTPSTTSKRNTVPEVYTKAIFPDLLTAVENLPVTPRVTGGVTKNVARLQLAKAYLTYGWWLQNPNGIPTYPETPRTDPDGKTAQWYFQQAYDVALAGINNPGSYSLQPTYYDVNLGANDRNSETMLYADHTQNSAYYNEGDPFGFASGWSPDNFAAWIVTFNYTNLRSSSSPTTWTGVSSVQRAATQDLGRPWTRMAPTIGAITNTFDDKTFDSRFDGTFQMVYRGNWNKAGNTAQTLYNANNLPVKQGDAILSFLNDDSQAANIVYPSGAGQNNIGAGVLPGRADFVIAPSHISRIVYPGLWKIGTYRSDDPNGLGYPNAGLTRPAYAAKFSEFYLVAAEAAVKGATGPRTARDLVNVLRARAGKWRWDNNGNVEKVADYSAQMVAATPATITIDYILAERSREFYGEGYRWYDLVRTQKWGEYATTYKIAGSNYGDHTAQTVTRAIQPHHYLRPIPQSQFDLMEMTDAEKAAYQNPGY; this is encoded by the coding sequence ATGCTTATCATGAAAAATTTCAATAAAAAACTTGTAGTAGGTGTCATCCTTGCGTCGATGACCTTCGCCGGATGTAATAACGTCCTTGAAGAAGAGCCACGCGGGATCTACACACCCAATGATTTTAATACAGAGCAGGGGATCCGGCAAGGTGTTACTGCATTATACCGCCACATGCGCTTACTTTACGGTAACGGCTACTGGATGAGTGCCAACGTTAATGGAACCGACGAAGCTACCTACGCACAGAGTGCAGATGGAAACTTCAAGGAAATGGATTTCTCCGGCGCAGGTACCTTGAATACCGCCACATTTCCTGCAAGCATGGTATGGAGCGCGGTGTTCCCGTACATCAATACAGCAAACGGAATTATTCAGAATGGTTCGTCAGTAGGAATCGCGGAATCTTTGGTTTCTGAAGCCAGATTTTTCAGAGCGTTCGATTATTTCCTTTTGGTTCAGACCTACGGAGGTGTTCCGTTGGATTTGGGTTCAGGTGAGCTTACTTTTAATGTTACACCTTCTACAACCAGCAAACGGAACACGGTGCCCGAGGTTTATACCAAAGCCATTTTCCCGGATTTGCTTACAGCAGTAGAAAACCTGCCTGTTACGCCAAGAGTTACCGGCGGAGTTACTAAGAACGTAGCACGACTTCAGTTGGCAAAAGCCTATTTAACTTATGGTTGGTGGCTTCAGAATCCAAACGGAATCCCAACTTATCCTGAGACACCGCGTACAGATCCGGATGGCAAGACAGCGCAATGGTATTTCCAGCAGGCTTATGATGTAGCACTTGCGGGCATTAACAATCCCGGCTCATACTCATTGCAGCCTACCTATTATGATGTGAATTTAGGCGCAAACGACAGAAACAGCGAAACAATGCTGTACGCAGATCATACCCAGAACAGTGCTTACTACAACGAAGGTGATCCTTTCGGATTTGCATCTGGCTGGTCACCGGACAACTTCGCCGCGTGGATCGTAACATTTAATTATACCAATTTACGAAGCAGCTCGTCGCCAACTACCTGGACGGGCGTAAGCTCTGTGCAGCGCGCAGCAACGCAGGATTTGGGAAGACCATGGACCCGTATGGCGCCAACCATCGGTGCGATAACGAATACATTCGACGATAAAACTTTCGATTCACGTTTCGACGGTACTTTCCAGATGGTGTACAGAGGCAACTGGAACAAAGCGGGTAATACAGCTCAAACACTTTACAATGCGAATAACCTCCCGGTGAAGCAGGGTGATGCGATACTTTCTTTCCTTAACGACGATTCGCAGGCAGCCAATATCGTTTATCCATCAGGCGCAGGCCAGAATAATATCGGTGCCGGCGTACTTCCCGGACGGGCAGATTTTGTAATCGCACCGAGCCACATCAGCCGTATTGTTTATCCCGGACTTTGGAAAATCGGGACTTACCGTTCAGATGACCCTAATGGTTTAGGTTATCCTAACGCAGGTCTTACGCGTCCGGCCTATGCAGCGAAATTCTCAGAGTTCTATTTGGTAGCTGCTGAAGCTGCAGTGAAAGGCGCAACCGGCCCACGTACCGCCAGAGATTTGGTAAATGTGCTTCGCGCAAGAGCAGGAAAATGGAGATGGGATAATAACGGAAATGTGGAAAAAGTAGCCGATTACAGCGCTCAAATGGTAGCTGCAACTCCCGCAACGATCACTATTGACTATATCCTAGCTGAAAGATCCCGCGAGTTTTATGGTGAAGGGTACAGATGGTATGATCTTGTCCGAACGCAGAAATGGGGCGAGTATGCCACAACCTACAAAATTGCAGGCAGCAATTATGGTGATCACACTGCACAAACCGTTACAAGAGCCATTCAGCCACATCACTATTTAAGACCGATCCCACAGTCGCAGTTCGACCTCATGGAAATGACGGATGCAGAAAAGGCGGCTTATCAGAATCCGGGATATTAA
- a CDS encoding D-mannonate oxidoreductase, whose product MKDLFSIEGKVAVITGATGVLGSSLAKSFLQAGAIVVALGRSQHKLDAKAAELSANGGEVFAVEANVMDVPSLEQASNKILEKYGKIDILLNIAGGNIPAATLSAEQSFFDLEMSAWDEVTDLNINGTVYPSYVFGKVMADQGSGSIVNISSMAAYSAITRVAGYSAAKSAITNFTQWLATDIALKFGDKIRVNAIAPGFFIGDQNRKILINEDGSLTERSQKVIAKTPMGRFGDAEELNGAVQFLCSEAASFITGALLPVDGGFSAYSGV is encoded by the coding sequence ATGAAAGATCTATTCAGCATAGAAGGAAAAGTAGCGGTAATCACAGGTGCTACAGGTGTTTTGGGCAGCAGCCTTGCTAAAAGTTTTCTGCAGGCCGGTGCCATCGTGGTCGCTTTAGGCAGGAGTCAACATAAATTAGATGCAAAAGCGGCCGAACTTTCTGCAAACGGCGGTGAAGTTTTCGCCGTTGAAGCGAATGTAATGGACGTACCAAGTTTGGAGCAAGCTTCAAATAAAATTTTAGAAAAATATGGTAAGATTGATATTCTTCTCAATATAGCGGGCGGCAATATTCCGGCAGCAACGCTTAGCGCCGAGCAGTCTTTTTTCGATCTCGAAATGAGCGCGTGGGATGAAGTTACCGATCTCAATATCAACGGAACCGTCTATCCATCGTATGTTTTCGGTAAAGTAATGGCTGATCAGGGTTCGGGAAGTATTGTGAATATTTCATCGATGGCCGCCTATTCTGCGATTACGAGAGTGGCGGGATATTCGGCAGCAAAATCGGCAATTACCAATTTCACCCAATGGCTCGCAACGGACATTGCCCTGAAATTCGGCGACAAAATACGCGTGAATGCCATTGCGCCGGGCTTTTTTATTGGCGACCAAAACCGTAAGATACTAATTAACGAAGATGGTTCGCTTACCGAGCGCAGCCAAAAAGTAATCGCAAAAACGCCAATGGGCCGTTTTGGTGATGCTGAAGAACTGAATGGCGCTGTTCAGTTTCTGTGTTCGGAAGCTGCAAGTTTTATCACCGGAGCTCTGCTGCCTGTAGACGGCGGTTTCAGTGCCTATAGCGGCGTATAG